Proteins encoded together in one Planctomyces sp. SH-PL14 window:
- a CDS encoding SET domain-containing protein has protein sequence MGLRQSEYIEVRQIPGKGRGVIARTLIPKGTIFEKAPVLLVKWDTISSSVLADYAYAWEGETACVALGYGSLYNHSYSPNARYDDIGKATKHFTALRDIQPGEEVTINYNGEPHLKKSVGFDVK, from the coding sequence ATGGGGCTGCGTCAGTCGGAGTACATTGAAGTCCGGCAGATTCCGGGGAAGGGGCGGGGCGTGATCGCCCGGACGCTCATTCCCAAGGGGACCATTTTTGAGAAGGCCCCGGTCCTGCTGGTGAAGTGGGACACCATCTCGTCCTCGGTGCTGGCGGATTACGCTTACGCCTGGGAGGGTGAGACGGCCTGCGTGGCGCTCGGTTATGGGTCGCTGTACAACCACAGCTACAGCCCGAATGCGCGTTACGACGACATTGGGAAGGCGACGAAGCACTTCACGGCTCTGCGGGACATTCAGCCGGGTGAAGAGGTGACGATTAATTACAATGGTGAGCCGCACCTGAAGAAGTCGGTCGGTTTCGACGTCAAGTAG
- a CDS encoding BON domain-containing protein: MRLPRKWVLTMGLLAAVPTMTVAAPFGGKSAESASAPSNQEVADGVKAALQAARPKGKGIQIEVRNGVASVSGQISDAAERARVTQVVQRVPGVSSVDNRLEVMAASAPKASGIEQAGFQGEKRGRIQQVSNEEFAPIAGPAPAAPAAPQGAAPTSNQEVAQNVADALASCGLSGYDIEIRYKNGSCSLVGDVEAREQAMAAHRAASSVPGVQNVINRLTVRGQLALPPGPPAGAGPRGPIAPAGYGPQAGYAPQGGYAPQAGYGPQGGGAPYGAPQGMAPQNGMMQAQAMAPGGPIPPQPQMGPGGVQPVGHHMIYNQPNVPNYAWPAYAQYDNYAAVTYPSQYDASAWPYMGPFYPYPQVPLNWRQATLEWDDGSWSLRFSPRTDKWWWFMNPHNWH; this comes from the coding sequence ATGCGTCTGCCACGGAAATGGGTCCTGACCATGGGCCTGCTGGCGGCGGTTCCGACCATGACTGTGGCGGCGCCGTTTGGCGGAAAGTCGGCCGAGTCCGCTTCCGCCCCGTCGAATCAGGAGGTCGCCGATGGAGTCAAGGCGGCTCTCCAGGCGGCCCGCCCGAAGGGGAAGGGCATCCAGATCGAAGTCCGCAATGGCGTGGCTTCGGTCAGCGGCCAGATCTCGGACGCCGCCGAACGGGCTCGCGTGACGCAGGTCGTCCAGCGGGTTCCGGGCGTCAGCTCGGTCGATAACCGCCTCGAAGTCATGGCTGCCTCGGCCCCCAAGGCCAGCGGCATCGAGCAGGCCGGTTTCCAGGGTGAGAAGCGGGGACGGATCCAGCAGGTGTCGAACGAAGAGTTCGCCCCGATCGCTGGCCCGGCTCCGGCCGCCCCCGCCGCTCCGCAGGGAGCGGCTCCGACCAGCAACCAGGAAGTCGCCCAGAACGTTGCCGACGCTCTCGCGAGCTGCGGCCTGAGCGGCTACGACATCGAAATCCGCTACAAGAACGGCAGCTGCAGCCTGGTGGGCGACGTCGAAGCCCGCGAGCAGGCGATGGCCGCTCACCGGGCCGCGAGCAGCGTCCCAGGCGTGCAGAACGTCATCAACCGCCTGACCGTCCGTGGTCAGCTTGCCCTGCCTCCCGGACCTCCGGCTGGTGCCGGTCCTCGCGGACCGATCGCCCCGGCGGGTTACGGTCCTCAGGCCGGGTATGCCCCGCAGGGCGGCTATGCTCCCCAGGCTGGCTACGGCCCGCAGGGTGGCGGGGCTCCTTACGGTGCTCCCCAGGGGATGGCTCCGCAGAACGGCATGATGCAGGCTCAGGCCATGGCTCCGGGCGGACCGATTCCGCCGCAGCCGCAGATGGGTCCGGGCGGCGTCCAGCCGGTCGGCCATCACATGATCTACAATCAGCCGAACGTTCCGAACTACGCTTGGCCGGCCTACGCCCAGTACGACAACTACGCGGCGGTGACCTATCCGAGCCAGTATGATGCCAGTGCCTGGCCGTACATGGGACCGTTCTATCCTTACCCGCAGGTCCCCCTGAACTGGCGTCAGGCGACCCTCGAGTGGGATGACGGCTCGTGGAGCCTGCGGTTCAGCCCGCGGACGGACAAGTGGTGGTGGTTCATGAACCCCCACAACTGGCACTGA
- the aroC gene encoding chorismate synthase, with translation MPGNSFGQSFRITTAGESHGPGNVVIIDGVPPGLALTEEDLRVDLRRRRPGQSHIVTQRDEADEPEILSGVFEGKTTGTSLAILIRNTDQRSKDYGNIKELYRPGHADYSFDAKYGFRDYRGGGRSSARETTARVAAGAVAKKLIAEEFGGKVLAWVTQVGGIKADIADPAAVTLEQVEKTPAGEPNIVRCPDPAAAAKMITLIEECRKQGDSIGGAAEIVATGVPAGLGEPVFDKLKADLAKALFSLPAVLGVEYGIGFGCATMRGSENNDTFLSTGRKPSGDPRIETNPNRHGGMLGGISTGMPIVLRAAVKPTSSLPIEQQTVDRQGNPATVQTKGRHDPCLLPRFIPMAEAMVALVIADHWLRWKGQCRTLAERGAT, from the coding sequence ATGCCAGGAAATTCTTTCGGACAGTCCTTTCGAATCACCACCGCCGGGGAGAGCCACGGACCGGGAAATGTCGTCATCATCGACGGAGTCCCCCCCGGACTCGCCCTCACCGAAGAGGACCTACGTGTCGACCTCCGCCGCCGCCGCCCCGGCCAGAGTCACATCGTCACCCAGCGGGACGAAGCGGACGAGCCCGAGATCCTCTCCGGCGTCTTTGAAGGCAAGACCACCGGCACCAGCCTCGCCATCCTGATCCGCAACACGGACCAGCGGAGCAAGGACTACGGCAACATCAAGGAGCTCTACCGGCCCGGCCACGCCGACTACAGCTTCGACGCCAAGTACGGCTTCCGCGACTACCGCGGCGGGGGCCGCTCCAGCGCCCGCGAAACGACCGCCCGCGTCGCCGCCGGCGCTGTCGCCAAGAAACTGATCGCCGAGGAATTCGGCGGAAAGGTCCTCGCCTGGGTCACCCAGGTGGGCGGGATCAAGGCCGACATCGCCGATCCCGCCGCCGTCACGCTCGAGCAGGTCGAAAAGACCCCCGCCGGCGAACCGAACATCGTCCGCTGCCCCGACCCGGCCGCTGCCGCAAAGATGATCACCCTCATCGAAGAGTGCCGAAAGCAGGGGGACAGCATCGGCGGCGCGGCCGAGATCGTCGCCACCGGCGTCCCGGCGGGACTCGGTGAACCGGTCTTCGACAAGCTCAAAGCGGACCTCGCCAAGGCCCTGTTTTCGCTGCCGGCGGTGCTGGGGGTCGAGTACGGCATCGGCTTCGGCTGCGCCACAATGCGGGGCAGCGAGAACAACGACACCTTCCTCTCGACGGGCCGGAAGCCGAGCGGCGATCCCCGCATCGAGACGAACCCGAATCGCCATGGCGGAATGCTCGGCGGGATCTCGACCGGCATGCCGATTGTCCTGCGGGCGGCGGTGAAGCCGACCAGCAGCCTGCCGATCGAGCAGCAGACCGTCGACCGCCAGGGAAACCCGGCCACCGTCCAGACCAAGGGCCGGCACGACCCCTGCCTCCTGCCAAGGTTTATCCCCATGGCGGAAGCCATGGTGGCCCTCGTGATCGCTGACCACTGGCTGCGGTGGAAGGGACAATGCCGGACACTCGCGGAACGCGGAGCGACCTGA
- a CDS encoding ArnT family glycosyltransferase, whose translation MPDTRGTRSDLMARSPRSGSPSRSPRPTTPAPAASMPQVPVSPTAERLRTAGLVLFALLAAGFFFTQLPNNSEWTRLDIWLNLPDLLLLNLPGKETAKESGWQFFPQRFDLIGVATAIWLAAWGAGRLALRGVKLFPVLNPYERNLWGCGVGIGLLSLATLALGAFGILNRWLFTAGLLAVIAAELVLTWRGRTPRSGGGSLLEARFFGDSKLPLFIGLAVAPFLMAMLLGAMLPSTDFDVREYHLEGPKEYYQGGRIRFLPHNVYTSFPFFTEMLHLLGMILRADWYRGAIIGQTVLMGFAPLTAAGLFYAGRRWFSERVAWLAVLAWLTTPWTYRISTIAYTEGALATYVLLSAIAVLRAGEEWRVSTATGRRWFLVAGFLAGCGPACKYPGAISVAIPMFLMAAWTVVVAPILSSRRAPAEAEPTNDQSRVDLLALVLFLGGGAVAFGPWLVKNLIETGNPFYPLMYGLLGGRDLDPALHAKWKAGHPLPLGHLGGPVGFVKDQVLRFADVFLWNDWQTPLALASLPLGAGLLALWRTGLVRPLVLSEPQPAHRGQFTPRTLLALLVLYVFWLFEGWCLLSHRLDRFWVPMLPIACWIAGIVLDALIGTSATGASARGLLLRGATVTVLLGAITLYHLGFVTSVLAGNNSFLLDERLAQKRFRTPSIAILEDLPLPPEARVLFVGEAEVFEAHFDHLYSTVFDRSIFEDWFAAGPPDGPAADRPMKPSEEVRAILKENGITHVAVNWSGILRYRPTYGYTDFVHPRRFQTLAEQGVLRRLPRVGSLRELERIPADQRQEVERWAPDLVQMYDGKATIPGVQVYEVLP comes from the coding sequence ATGCCGGACACTCGCGGAACGCGGAGCGACCTGATGGCCCGCTCCCCGCGCTCCGGCTCCCCGTCGCGATCCCCCCGGCCGACGACTCCCGCTCCCGCCGCGTCCATGCCGCAGGTCCCGGTCTCACCGACGGCCGAGAGGCTGCGGACCGCGGGGCTGGTCCTGTTCGCCCTTTTGGCGGCGGGCTTCTTCTTCACGCAGCTGCCGAACAACTCCGAGTGGACCCGGCTCGACATCTGGCTCAACCTGCCGGATCTCCTGCTCCTCAATCTCCCGGGCAAGGAAACGGCCAAAGAGTCCGGGTGGCAGTTCTTTCCGCAGCGGTTTGACCTGATCGGAGTCGCGACCGCGATCTGGCTCGCCGCCTGGGGAGCGGGCCGGCTCGCCCTCCGCGGCGTGAAGCTGTTTCCGGTACTCAACCCCTACGAGCGAAACCTGTGGGGTTGCGGCGTCGGGATCGGCCTCTTGTCGCTCGCCACGCTCGCTCTCGGAGCCTTCGGAATTCTGAACCGGTGGCTGTTCACCGCCGGCCTCCTGGCGGTCATCGCCGCGGAACTCGTCCTGACGTGGCGGGGCCGGACGCCGCGTTCCGGAGGAGGCTCGCTGCTCGAAGCCCGGTTCTTCGGCGACTCGAAGCTGCCGCTCTTCATCGGCCTCGCGGTCGCGCCGTTCCTGATGGCGATGCTCCTGGGGGCGATGCTCCCTTCCACCGACTTCGATGTCCGTGAATACCACCTGGAAGGCCCCAAGGAGTACTACCAGGGGGGCCGCATCCGGTTCCTGCCGCACAACGTCTACACCAGCTTCCCGTTCTTCACCGAGATGCTGCACCTGCTGGGTATGATCCTGCGGGCGGACTGGTACCGCGGCGCGATCATCGGCCAGACGGTCCTGATGGGTTTCGCACCGCTGACGGCGGCCGGGCTGTTCTATGCGGGACGACGGTGGTTCTCCGAACGGGTCGCCTGGCTCGCCGTCCTCGCGTGGCTGACGACGCCGTGGACCTATCGGATCTCGACGATCGCCTACACCGAAGGGGCCCTCGCGACCTACGTGCTGCTCTCGGCAATCGCAGTCCTCCGCGCCGGCGAGGAGTGGCGCGTGTCGACCGCGACGGGCCGGCGGTGGTTCCTCGTGGCTGGTTTCCTCGCCGGATGCGGCCCGGCGTGCAAATACCCCGGGGCGATCAGCGTCGCGATCCCGATGTTCCTCATGGCCGCCTGGACGGTGGTCGTCGCTCCAATTCTCTCAAGCCGTCGTGCCCCCGCGGAAGCCGAGCCGACGAACGACCAGTCCCGTGTCGACCTCCTGGCGCTGGTCCTGTTTCTCGGCGGCGGGGCGGTCGCCTTCGGGCCGTGGCTGGTCAAGAACCTGATCGAAACCGGGAACCCGTTCTATCCGCTCATGTACGGGCTGCTCGGGGGACGCGACCTCGATCCCGCGCTCCATGCCAAATGGAAGGCCGGGCACCCACTGCCGCTCGGGCACCTGGGGGGGCCGGTCGGGTTTGTCAAAGATCAGGTGCTGCGGTTCGCGGACGTCTTCCTGTGGAACGACTGGCAGACGCCGCTGGCCCTCGCCTCCCTCCCGCTGGGAGCGGGTCTGCTGGCGCTCTGGCGGACCGGACTCGTTCGCCCCCTTGTTCTGTCGGAACCGCAGCCGGCGCATCGCGGCCAGTTCACGCCAAGGACGCTGCTGGCCCTGCTCGTGCTCTACGTTTTCTGGCTCTTCGAAGGGTGGTGTCTCCTGTCGCATCGGCTCGACCGGTTCTGGGTGCCGATGCTCCCGATCGCCTGCTGGATCGCGGGCATCGTGCTGGATGCCCTGATCGGCACATCCGCCACGGGAGCCAGCGCACGAGGTCTGCTGCTCCGCGGAGCGACGGTCACGGTCCTCCTGGGGGCGATCACGCTCTACCACCTGGGCTTCGTCACCTCGGTCCTGGCGGGGAACAATTCGTTCCTGCTCGATGAACGACTGGCCCAGAAGCGGTTCCGGACCCCCAGCATCGCGATCCTGGAGGATCTCCCGCTTCCGCCGGAAGCCCGCGTCCTGTTCGTTGGCGAGGCCGAGGTCTTTGAGGCCCACTTCGACCACCTCTACAGCACCGTCTTCGACCGCTCCATCTTCGAAGACTGGTTCGCGGCCGGGCCGCCGGATGGGCCTGCGGCCGATCGGCCCATGAAGCCTTCGGAGGAGGTGCGGGCCATCCTGAAGGAGAACGGAATCACCCACGTCGCCGTCAACTGGAGCGGAATCCTGCGCTATCGCCCCACGTACGGGTACACGGACTTTGTCCATCCCCGGCGGTTCCAGACGCTCGCCGAGCAGGGGGTCCTGCGGCGTCTGCCGCGGGTCGGTTCTCTCCGAGAGCTGGAGCGAATCCCGGCTGACCAGCGGCAGGAAGTCGAGCGCTGGGCGCCCGACCTCGTCCAGATGTACGACGGGAAGGCGACGATTCCCGGCGTGCAGGTGTATGAGGTCCTGCCGTAA
- a CDS encoding formyltransferase family protein — protein sequence MHVTITAVGPDNRGLADPIVHYVTDAGANIHEIQMYDHDAEQLFAMLLRVEWPESAGAVSTLREAMRDIGERKGLSIRTWARDERKDLPRIALCTTYRPEPARAVLRDIRDGRLKAQCAVMIGNRNACRGLAEDFGVPFHNIGKGGDPDYGEMTRLFDEYQVDYMVLARYMRVLPPRICWEFAGGRIINLHHGLLPSFPGFRPYQDAYVRHMLTYGATVHFIIPELDAGDQIIHQGTFNVFPGTPLEEITRIGETDNEPNVLSEGLRRVIDREVELHFHRIIKNSRK from the coding sequence ATGCACGTCACCATCACCGCTGTCGGACCTGACAACCGGGGCCTGGCCGATCCGATCGTTCACTATGTGACGGATGCCGGGGCCAACATCCACGAAATCCAGATGTACGACCACGATGCGGAGCAGCTCTTTGCGATGCTGCTGCGGGTCGAGTGGCCGGAGTCAGCGGGGGCCGTGAGCACCCTGCGGGAGGCGATGCGGGATATCGGCGAGCGGAAGGGCCTGTCGATCCGGACCTGGGCCCGCGATGAGCGGAAGGACCTGCCGCGGATTGCGCTCTGCACGACGTACCGGCCGGAGCCGGCCCGGGCCGTCCTGCGAGACATCCGCGACGGCCGGCTGAAGGCGCAGTGCGCGGTGATGATCGGAAACCGGAACGCCTGCCGGGGGCTGGCGGAAGACTTTGGCGTCCCGTTCCACAACATCGGAAAGGGTGGCGATCCCGACTACGGCGAGATGACGCGGCTTTTCGACGAGTACCAGGTCGATTACATGGTCCTCGCCCGGTACATGCGGGTTCTGCCCCCGCGGATCTGCTGGGAATTCGCGGGCGGGCGAATCATCAACCTGCACCACGGATTGCTCCCGTCTTTCCCAGGCTTCCGGCCTTACCAGGACGCTTATGTCCGGCACATGCTGACGTACGGGGCGACGGTCCACTTCATCATCCCCGAGCTCGATGCCGGGGATCAGATCATTCACCAGGGGACGTTCAACGTCTTCCCGGGGACGCCGCTGGAGGAGATCACGCGGATCGGCGAGACCGACAACGAGCCGAACGTCCTGAGCGAAGGACTGCGGCGGGTCATCGACCGGGAGGTGGAGCTGCATTTCCACCGGATCATCAAGAACTCGCGGAAGTAG
- the rsmD gene encoding 16S rRNA (guanine(966)-N(2))-methyltransferase RsmD, with product MRIISGRFRRRKLLSNPGDVTRPILDRVKESVFQRLEADLEGKRVADVFAGTGTIGLEAMSRGAATCVFVEQDKVASSLLKQNIETLEVQGDTICWWTDALLCSYRPKGPDVARFTPFDVIFFDPPYKMAADIRPDTKLYRAVKRLTRPEVSVADALFILRIPERTEVTMPPQWTVLWEVEMANMIVRVHRKTGEAEASEEATTEETESPPEV from the coding sequence ATGCGCATCATCTCCGGACGTTTCCGTCGTCGAAAGCTCCTGTCGAATCCGGGGGACGTCACACGTCCGATCCTGGACCGGGTGAAAGAATCCGTCTTTCAGCGGCTCGAGGCGGACCTGGAGGGGAAGCGGGTCGCCGACGTCTTTGCGGGGACGGGGACGATCGGTCTTGAGGCGATGAGCCGGGGGGCGGCGACGTGTGTGTTTGTCGAGCAGGACAAGGTCGCGTCGTCGCTGCTGAAGCAGAATATCGAGACGCTGGAGGTCCAGGGCGACACGATCTGCTGGTGGACGGACGCACTTTTGTGTTCGTACCGGCCGAAGGGGCCCGACGTGGCCCGGTTTACGCCGTTCGATGTGATCTTCTTTGATCCGCCTTACAAGATGGCGGCGGATATTCGTCCGGACACGAAGCTGTACCGGGCGGTGAAGCGGCTGACGCGGCCTGAGGTGTCGGTGGCGGATGCGTTGTTCATCTTGCGGATTCCGGAGCGGACGGAAGTGACGATGCCGCCGCAGTGGACGGTGCTGTGGGAGGTGGAGATGGCGAACATGATTGTTCGCGTCCACCGGAAGACGGGCGAGGCGGAGGCTTCAGAGGAAGCCACGACGGAAGAGACGGAAAGTCCACCAGAAGTCTGA
- a CDS encoding Dabb family protein, whose product MTVRSLLSVSLAALLGVTLMANVHWAASEKDKALRHVVCFKFKPDAKPEQVEGIVKAFAELPKKVDGIAAYEAGTNNSPENLNKGFTHVFVVTFKDEAARAAYLPHPAHKAFVDQLKPILEDAFVVDYWTP is encoded by the coding sequence ATGACTGTCCGGTCGCTGCTTTCCGTTTCTCTTGCCGCTCTGCTCGGAGTCACGCTCATGGCCAACGTTCATTGGGCCGCCTCGGAGAAGGACAAGGCTCTGCGCCATGTCGTCTGCTTCAAGTTCAAGCCGGACGCCAAGCCGGAGCAGGTCGAGGGGATCGTGAAGGCGTTTGCCGAACTCCCCAAGAAGGTCGACGGGATCGCCGCTTACGAGGCGGGGACCAACAACAGCCCCGAGAACCTGAACAAAGGTTTCACCCACGTCTTTGTCGTGACGTTTAAGGACGAGGCGGCCCGCGCGGCGTACCTGCCGCACCCGGCCCACAAGGCGTTCGTCGATCAGCTCAAGCCGATCCTGGAAGACGCCTTCGTCGTCGACTACTGGACGCCGTAG
- a CDS encoding FHA domain-containing protein — protein sequence MDAATMLGQLVPCGGGDPIPLRKPKLLVGRRASCDIVLEYPNVSSQHCELELLNGYWQVRDLNSANGVKINDQRVDCQFLHPGDELTIAKCRYKIEYEASNEPPPRVQEELNENPFAMSLMEKAGLERRKGTRPQRQLPPRSEKAPPPKQSFSKDENEAMKWLMGDD from the coding sequence ATGGATGCTGCGACGATGCTTGGACAACTGGTGCCATGCGGCGGTGGCGACCCGATCCCGCTGCGGAAGCCGAAGCTGCTGGTGGGACGACGGGCTTCATGCGACATCGTTCTGGAATACCCCAACGTCTCCTCGCAGCACTGCGAACTGGAACTGCTGAACGGCTATTGGCAGGTCCGGGATCTCAACAGTGCCAACGGCGTGAAGATCAATGACCAGCGCGTCGACTGCCAGTTCCTCCATCCCGGGGACGAGCTGACAATCGCCAAGTGCCGGTACAAGATCGAATACGAGGCGTCGAACGAGCCTCCGCCGCGGGTTCAGGAAGAGCTGAACGAAAATCCGTTCGCCATGAGCCTGATGGAAAAGGCCGGCCTCGAGCGCCGCAAGGGAACGCGACCGCAGCGCCAGCTCCCGCCGCGGTCGGAAAAGGCCCCGCCGCCGAAGCAGAGCTTCTCGAAGGATGAGAACGAGGCGATGAAGTGGCTGATGGGGGACGACTGA
- the thiC gene encoding phosphomethylpyrimidine synthase ThiC — MPKNGQPGYTLPPLGQNPSSTAAGTTPGSFANRGHIAPGAEGRWTFSSPDTPGMPEPSAKTAWDFLPEGWKSEVITYAAVPAEYRPGATSVILQQSDQTLRKVDFPVEFRPITQLEQARVGIVSPEMTRVAAREPHLTPVQVRDEVAAGRMVIPANKVHLGYQLDPMAIGRAAKTKINANMGASPVSSSTDEEVEKLKWAEKWGADTVMDLSTGGNLDECRAAIVRNSNVPIGTVPIYSMIIGRKLYDLDHATILESLKHQAQQGVDYFTIHAGVLREHLSYVKDRLIGIVSRGGSLLAKWMIDHGEQNPMYVLWEDICDIMREYDVTFSIGDGLRPGGLADATDRAQLAELSTLGELTERAWRKGVQVMIEGPGHVPFDQIEYNMKLQRTLCHGAPFYVLGPLVTDIFPGYDHITSCIGATAAGFHGASMLCYVTPKEHLGLPKKDDVKQGCIAYKIAAHAADVALGIPGTRDRDDELTKARAALNWEKHFELSFDPDTARAYHDEDLDVDTDFCAMCGHDWCSVRISKEIVQFASGKEDGYQWDKAKVSEALTAEQKEILEKRGVLAPQEIHRLAAKTKKGVKADEGKASCHSDFVDDDTAKKIQSSVELVELEL, encoded by the coding sequence ATGCCAAAGAACGGTCAGCCCGGCTACACCCTCCCCCCCCTCGGCCAGAACCCCTCTTCCACCGCCGCCGGCACCACCCCCGGCAGCTTCGCCAACCGCGGACACATCGCCCCCGGAGCCGAAGGCCGCTGGACCTTCTCCTCGCCCGATACGCCGGGGATGCCCGAACCCTCCGCCAAGACCGCCTGGGACTTCCTCCCCGAAGGCTGGAAGTCGGAAGTCATCACCTACGCCGCCGTCCCCGCGGAATACCGCCCGGGCGCGACTTCGGTCATCCTCCAGCAGTCCGACCAGACCCTCCGCAAGGTCGACTTCCCGGTCGAATTCCGGCCCATCACCCAGCTCGAACAGGCCCGCGTCGGCATCGTCTCCCCGGAGATGACCCGCGTCGCCGCCCGCGAACCGCACCTCACCCCGGTCCAGGTCCGCGACGAAGTCGCCGCGGGCCGGATGGTCATCCCGGCCAACAAAGTCCACCTCGGCTATCAGCTCGATCCGATGGCGATCGGCCGAGCCGCCAAGACCAAGATCAACGCCAACATGGGGGCCTCGCCGGTCTCCTCCAGCACCGACGAAGAGGTCGAAAAGCTCAAGTGGGCCGAGAAGTGGGGGGCCGACACCGTCATGGACCTCTCGACCGGCGGCAACCTCGATGAATGCCGCGCGGCGATCGTCCGCAACAGCAACGTCCCCATCGGCACCGTTCCGATCTACTCGATGATCATCGGGCGGAAGCTCTATGACCTCGACCACGCCACGATCCTCGAATCGCTGAAGCACCAGGCCCAGCAGGGTGTGGACTACTTCACGATCCACGCCGGCGTCCTCCGCGAGCACCTCTCCTACGTCAAGGACCGCCTCATCGGCATCGTCAGCCGCGGCGGCTCGCTGCTCGCCAAGTGGATGATCGACCACGGCGAACAGAACCCGATGTACGTCCTCTGGGAAGACATCTGCGACATCATGCGGGAGTACGACGTCACGTTCTCGATCGGCGACGGCCTCCGTCCCGGCGGACTGGCGGACGCCACCGACCGCGCCCAGCTCGCGGAACTCTCGACGCTCGGCGAACTGACGGAACGAGCCTGGCGGAAGGGCGTGCAGGTCATGATCGAAGGACCGGGACACGTCCCGTTCGATCAGATTGAATACAACATGAAGCTCCAGCGGACCCTCTGCCACGGGGCGCCGTTCTACGTGCTGGGGCCGCTCGTCACCGACATCTTCCCCGGCTACGACCACATCACGAGCTGCATCGGAGCGACCGCCGCCGGCTTCCACGGAGCGAGCATGCTCTGCTACGTGACGCCGAAAGAGCACCTCGGCCTGCCGAAGAAGGACGACGTCAAGCAGGGCTGCATCGCCTACAAGATCGCCGCCCACGCCGCCGACGTCGCTCTCGGCATCCCCGGCACCCGCGACCGGGACGACGAGCTGACGAAGGCCCGCGCCGCCCTGAACTGGGAAAAACATTTCGAATTGAGTTTCGATCCGGACACCGCCCGGGCGTATCACGATGAGGACCTGGACGTCGACACCGACTTCTGTGCCATGTGCGGCCACGACTGGTGCAGCGTCCGGATCAGCAAGGAGATCGTTCAGTTCGCCAGCGGCAAGGAGGACGGCTACCAGTGGGACAAGGCCAAGGTGAGCGAGGCCCTGACCGCGGAGCAAAAGGAAATCCTCGAAAAGCGGGGCGTCCTGGCTCCGCAGGAAATTCACCGCCTCGCCGCCAAGACCAAGAAGGGCGTCAAGGCGGACGAGGGGAAGGCCTCGTGCCACAGCGACTTCGTCGATGACGACACGGCGAAGAAGATCCAGTCGTCGGTGGAACTTGTGGAATTGGAGCTCTGA